A region of Streptomyces sp. NBC_01264 DNA encodes the following proteins:
- a CDS encoding acyl-CoA dehydrogenase family protein: MSSHPSPVTTPPLASRLAAAEAARQAKESERDRDLRPAVVSALSEAGFLRHFVPRHWSGSAGTFAEIIEAVAVVGEECPSAAWCAALLAAHGRLAAHLPQEAQEELWQESPDVSIAAAVVPPSGEVAQVPGGWRLSGRWTMASAVRHAQWVLLAAVEDATDGPRQRILAVPRADVRIHDTWRNAGLRGTGSHTLTVDCAFVPAHRAMTREDLLAGSPEPGAAHCHRVPFPLVASLLFAAPAWGAARGALRAWTAITRDRRTPDGRPALEDGTHQQVLARSSAEIDAAGLLLEAAAGRADRAADPGADPAAQVPLNLRDCAVAIDLLVTAVERLYRGAGARGQDEDGDLQRFWRDVHAVAGHGSVQLAPAAAAYAQRVMAAAAR, from the coding sequence ATGTCCAGTCACCCGTCGCCCGTGACAACGCCCCCGCTGGCGAGTCGACTTGCCGCGGCGGAGGCGGCCCGGCAGGCGAAGGAGTCCGAACGGGACAGGGATCTGCGCCCCGCCGTGGTCTCGGCGTTGTCCGAGGCGGGATTCCTCCGGCACTTCGTACCACGGCACTGGTCGGGCTCCGCCGGAACGTTCGCCGAAATCATCGAGGCGGTGGCCGTCGTGGGGGAGGAATGCCCATCCGCCGCATGGTGCGCCGCGCTGCTGGCGGCCCACGGTCGACTCGCCGCCCACCTGCCGCAGGAGGCGCAAGAGGAACTGTGGCAGGAGTCGCCCGATGTGTCCATAGCGGCTGCTGTGGTGCCGCCGTCCGGCGAAGTCGCCCAAGTTCCCGGTGGCTGGCGGCTGTCGGGCCGCTGGACCATGGCCAGTGCGGTACGCCATGCGCAGTGGGTGCTGCTCGCCGCCGTCGAGGATGCGACGGACGGCCCCCGCCAGCGGATCCTCGCCGTACCGCGCGCCGACGTGCGGATCCACGACACCTGGCGCAATGCCGGACTGCGCGGCACCGGGAGCCACACCCTCACCGTGGACTGCGCCTTCGTACCCGCACACCGCGCCATGACGCGCGAGGACCTGCTGGCCGGCTCGCCGGAGCCGGGGGCGGCCCACTGTCACCGCGTCCCGTTCCCCCTGGTGGCCTCGCTGCTCTTCGCCGCACCCGCGTGGGGGGCCGCCCGGGGAGCGCTGCGCGCCTGGACCGCGATCACCCGCGACCGGCGGACCCCCGACGGCCGCCCGGCGCTCGAGGACGGCACCCACCAGCAGGTGCTCGCCCGCTCCTCGGCCGAGATCGACGCCGCCGGGCTGCTGCTCGAGGCGGCGGCCGGGCGCGCCGACCGGGCGGCCGACCCCGGCGCGGACCCTGCGGCGCAGGTGCCGCTGAACCTGCGCGACTGTGCCGTGGCGATCGATCTGCTGGTCACCGCCGTGGAGCGGCTCTACCGCGGCGCGGGAGCCCGGGGCCAGGACGAGGACGGCGACCTCCAGCGTTTCTGGCGCGACGTCCACGCCGTCGCGGGCCACGGCTCGGTGCAGCTGGCCCCGGCCGCCGCGGCCTATGCCCAGCGGGTGATGGCGGCCGCGGCCCGCTGA
- a CDS encoding alpha/beta fold hydrolase — protein sequence MTTHQPLLIPLGESEGGEPTVLLPAAGGGIGPYFPLAGELLHRGPVHAIRAVGLLAGERPDRDVPTMVERYLAELRALPRPPRHLVGWSLGGVLAWELAGRLAEDGAAAPVVIMVDSYAELPARSATDHDALLDRIGRSMGHPPGEEDGGAAGEEGGAAGEEGRRLREVAAAHLEAAHAHRASAAHAGPALLISCTAERHSDQLGQWARRAPRLRVRELACTHFEALDATRAPLLHHHIDGFLTDLTQDSEG from the coding sequence ATGACCACACACCAACCCCTGCTCATCCCGCTCGGCGAGAGCGAGGGCGGCGAGCCGACCGTCCTGCTGCCCGCCGCCGGGGGCGGCATCGGCCCGTACTTCCCACTGGCCGGCGAACTCCTCCACCGGGGCCCGGTCCACGCCATCCGCGCCGTCGGCCTGCTCGCCGGAGAACGGCCCGACCGCGACGTACCCACCATGGTCGAGCGCTACCTCGCCGAACTGCGCGCCCTGCCCCGGCCGCCCCGCCACCTCGTCGGCTGGTCCCTCGGGGGCGTACTGGCCTGGGAACTGGCCGGCCGCCTCGCCGAGGACGGCGCCGCCGCCCCGGTCGTGATCATGGTGGACAGCTACGCCGAGCTCCCCGCCCGGTCCGCCACCGACCACGACGCGCTGCTGGACCGCATCGGCCGGTCCATGGGCCACCCACCGGGCGAGGAGGACGGCGGCGCCGCAGGCGAGGAAGGCGGCGCCGCGGGCGAGGAAGGCCGGCGGCTGCGCGAAGTCGCCGCCGCACACCTGGAAGCCGCCCACGCCCACCGGGCCTCCGCCGCTCACGCCGGACCCGCGCTGCTGATCTCCTGCACCGCCGAGCGGCACTCCGACCAACTCGGCCAGTGGGCGCGGCGCGCACCGCGACTGCGCGTCCGCGAGTTGGCGTGCACGCACTTCGAAGCGCTCGACGCCACCCGCGCCCCCCTGCTCCACCACCACATCGACGGCTTCCTGACGGATCTCACGCAGGACTCCGAGGGCTGA
- a CDS encoding 3-deoxy-7-phosphoheptulonate synthase, translating to MLPLAADEHDLLRALPAAQQPHWPDPDLLAKAGRELCDSQPLVTSREILRLRTLLADVAAGRALVVQTGDCAEDPADRTPEAVARKAGLAECLAGVLQARSGLPVLRVGRIAGQYAKPRSQPTERRGDLELPVHRGPMVNGPEFDPLSRTPDPLRMLDCHQAAGDVLGLLRESRDGQGGAPLWTSHEALVLDYELPQLRRDAYNRTFLTSAHWPWIGERTRQLDGAHVELLSQVTNPVACKVGPAMQAAELLALCERLDPNRQPGRLTLIPRLGADLVAERLPALVAAVRDAGHPVIWLCDPMHGNTVTAPSGHKTRSVATAVREVRGFHSAVLQEGGVPGGLHLEATAAPVVECWADEAELGSLGAAYTTLCDPRLNLGQSITVAESWPHQ from the coding sequence CTGCTGCCGCTCGCCGCCGACGAACACGACCTGCTGCGCGCCCTGCCCGCGGCCCAGCAGCCGCACTGGCCCGACCCGGACCTCCTGGCCAAGGCCGGCCGCGAGCTGTGCGACAGCCAGCCGCTCGTCACCTCGCGGGAGATCCTGCGCCTGCGCACCCTGCTCGCCGACGTCGCCGCCGGCAGGGCCCTGGTCGTCCAGACCGGCGACTGCGCGGAGGACCCCGCCGACCGCACCCCGGAGGCGGTGGCCCGCAAGGCGGGCCTCGCCGAGTGCCTGGCCGGCGTGCTCCAGGCCCGCTCCGGACTGCCGGTGCTGCGCGTCGGCCGCATCGCCGGTCAGTACGCCAAGCCGCGCTCCCAGCCGACCGAGCGCCGGGGCGACCTCGAACTCCCCGTCCACCGCGGGCCGATGGTCAACGGTCCGGAGTTCGACCCCCTGTCGCGCACCCCCGACCCGCTGCGCATGCTCGACTGCCACCAGGCGGCCGGTGACGTGCTCGGCCTGCTGCGCGAAAGCCGGGACGGCCAGGGCGGCGCTCCGCTCTGGACCAGCCACGAGGCCCTCGTACTCGACTACGAGCTGCCCCAGCTGCGCCGCGACGCCTACAACCGGACCTTCCTCACCTCCGCCCACTGGCCGTGGATCGGCGAACGCACCCGCCAACTCGACGGAGCACACGTCGAACTGCTCTCCCAGGTGACCAACCCGGTGGCCTGCAAGGTGGGCCCCGCCATGCAGGCGGCCGAACTGCTCGCCCTGTGCGAACGCCTCGACCCAAACCGCCAGCCCGGACGGCTCACCCTGATCCCCCGACTCGGCGCCGACCTCGTCGCCGAGCGCCTTCCCGCCCTGGTAGCGGCGGTACGGGACGCGGGGCATCCGGTGATCTGGCTGTGCGACCCCATGCACGGCAACACCGTCACCGCCCCGAGCGGCCACAAGACCCGGTCCGTCGCCACCGCCGTCCGCGAGGTCCGGGGGTTCCACTCCGCCGTGCTCCAGGAGGGCGGCGTACCGGGCGGACTGCACCTGGAGGCCACCGCCGCCCCGGTCGTCGAATGCTGGGCGGACGAAGCGGAGCTCGGCTCCCTGGGCGCCGCGTACACCACGCTGTGCGACCCCCGTCTCAACCTCGGACAGTCCATCACCGTCGCCGAGTCCTGGCCCCACCAGTGA
- a CDS encoding anthranilate synthase family protein codes for MVTNNTGPLDGDVTVPLDGTPFALLHRPHATGPDRLELLLGDVTTVERLAALPLDGDAPDPGAAAAGHELLALLPYRQIAERGYTCTDDGAPLAVLKVREQHSLPTGRFLTELSGAPLALRDEAFDIPDDEYAQIVRKVIDEEIGQGAGANFVIKRAFTATIDGYTPAAALTFFSRLLAREAGAYWTFLVHTGERTFVGASPERHISLESGTVTMNPISGTYRYPGTGPTVDGALGLLADRKEREELQMVVDEELKMMARICDPGLRVEGPFLKEMARLAHTEYFITGESRLDVREILRETMFAPTVTGSPVESACEVLHRYEPRGRSYYSGALALVGRDGAGRRAMDSAILIRTAEIDTDGRLEIGVGATLVRHSDPRSEVAETHAKAAGLLSVLREHPAGTAAPAPAPAAASSEAPRRLGEHPEVLKGLASYNERLARFWLDPMPPGAYEAPELAGLRAAVVDHEDTFTAMLAHQLRSLGLSVTVHAWREASAAALAQADLVVLGPGPGDPRRTEDPKIAAADRLAGRLLADGTPCVAVCLGHQVVASLLGIELVRKETPNQGLQQEIDFFGRRARTGFYNTFAGRSDTDRLTTPAGPFPAGAVEVSRDPHTGEVHGLRGPGFATAQFHPESLLTEDGPALLHQLVTAALATSTTSSGSNR; via the coding sequence ATGGTCACCAACAACACCGGCCCACTCGACGGAGACGTCACCGTCCCCCTCGACGGCACCCCCTTCGCCCTACTGCACCGCCCGCACGCGACCGGCCCCGACCGGCTCGAACTCCTCCTCGGGGACGTCACCACGGTCGAGCGCCTGGCCGCCCTTCCCCTGGACGGCGACGCCCCGGACCCCGGCGCGGCCGCCGCGGGCCACGAACTGCTGGCGCTGCTCCCGTACCGGCAGATCGCCGAGCGCGGCTACACCTGCACCGACGACGGCGCCCCGCTGGCCGTCCTCAAGGTGCGCGAGCAGCACTCGCTGCCCACCGGCCGCTTCCTGACCGAGCTGTCCGGCGCGCCCCTCGCCCTGCGCGACGAGGCGTTCGACATCCCCGACGACGAGTACGCGCAGATCGTGCGCAAGGTGATCGACGAGGAGATCGGCCAGGGCGCGGGCGCGAACTTCGTCATCAAGCGCGCCTTCACCGCCACCATCGACGGCTACACCCCGGCCGCCGCCCTCACCTTCTTCAGCCGGCTGCTCGCCCGGGAGGCCGGTGCGTACTGGACCTTCCTGGTCCACACCGGCGAGCGGACCTTCGTCGGGGCCTCGCCCGAACGGCACATCAGCCTGGAGTCGGGGACGGTCACCATGAACCCGATCAGCGGCACTTACCGCTATCCCGGGACGGGACCCACCGTCGACGGCGCCCTCGGGCTCCTCGCCGACCGCAAGGAACGCGAAGAGCTCCAGATGGTGGTCGACGAGGAGCTCAAGATGATGGCCCGGATCTGCGATCCGGGCCTGCGGGTGGAGGGCCCCTTCCTCAAGGAGATGGCCCGCCTCGCCCACACCGAGTACTTCATCACGGGCGAGAGCCGCCTCGACGTCCGCGAGATCCTGCGCGAGACGATGTTCGCCCCGACCGTCACCGGCAGCCCGGTGGAGAGCGCCTGCGAGGTGCTGCACCGCTACGAACCCCGCGGCCGCTCCTACTACAGCGGGGCGCTCGCGCTCGTCGGCCGGGACGGCGCCGGCCGCCGGGCCATGGACTCCGCGATCCTCATCCGGACCGCCGAGATCGATACGGACGGCCGGCTGGAGATCGGGGTCGGTGCCACGCTGGTGCGGCACTCCGACCCGCGGAGCGAGGTCGCCGAGACCCACGCGAAGGCCGCCGGACTCCTGTCCGTCCTACGGGAGCACCCGGCCGGGACCGCGGCCCCGGCTCCCGCCCCGGCCGCCGCCTCCTCCGAGGCGCCCCGGCGGCTCGGCGAGCACCCGGAGGTCCTGAAGGGGCTCGCCTCGTACAACGAACGGCTCGCCCGGTTCTGGCTGGACCCGATGCCCCCCGGCGCGTACGAGGCCCCCGAGCTGGCCGGGCTGCGCGCGGCCGTCGTGGACCACGAGGACACCTTCACCGCGATGCTCGCCCACCAACTGCGCTCCCTGGGGCTGTCGGTGACCGTCCACGCCTGGCGCGAGGCCTCCGCAGCGGCCCTGGCGCAGGCGGACCTGGTGGTCCTGGGCCCCGGACCGGGCGACCCCCGGCGCACCGAGGACCCCAAGATCGCCGCCGCCGACCGGCTGGCCGGCCGACTGCTGGCCGACGGGACCCCCTGCGTCGCCGTGTGCCTGGGCCACCAGGTCGTGGCCTCGCTGCTCGGCATCGAGCTCGTCCGCAAGGAAACCCCCAACCAGGGCCTCCAGCAGGAGATCGACTTCTTCGGGCGCCGGGCCCGTACCGGCTTCTACAACACCTTCGCCGGCCGCTCGGACACCGACCGCCTGACCACCCCGGCCGGCCCCTTCCCCGCCGGCGCCGTCGAGGTCAGCCGCGACCCGCACACCGGGGAGGTCCACGGCCTGCGCGGACCGGGCTTCGCCACCGCCCAGTTCCACCCCGAGTCCCTGCTGACCGAGGACGGACCCGCGCTGCTCCACCAACTCGTCACCGCGGCCCTCGCCACCTCGACCACCTCATCCGGGAGCAACCGGTGA
- a CDS encoding peptide ligase PGM1-related protein, protein MSTLFIANNRTAQMVGDLEELTAEHRRTAGVTAQRMIWYAAEGDVLVVPHVPSEEFLAYVTALTGADRDRITVLAPPAGGLGVDVLTPDRWEDREFVEELRRATAESGVVRVFPIYYDSPVVALARSLELGATTPGFGYIHQGGGQLLNSKATFRAVAAGIGNPIPNGVVAFTRADAEEFLWELLGQDRHAIVKKDFHVAGYGNAILSRDADVTPIGAPEVTVLNSREDLARHLDQRWAWYSDGDSRPVVVEDYTPDSVPVYAEFRIGEEGTELFGHGEMLMGPIFNGLVIPAKSAGHPRFPDFLTEAHRLCETVRAMGYRGPISVDAIVTPGGEILINEFNGRVGGSTHINYLAEQLVGPDFLRERILIQRHQWQVPSFREAVDRIRELGLAFDPESRTGVVITSDDSREGGTVEYCLVAEDMAAAEKIEEVLSGLFV, encoded by the coding sequence ATGAGCACCCTGTTCATAGCCAACAACCGCACCGCCCAGATGGTCGGCGACCTGGAGGAGCTCACCGCCGAGCACCGCAGGACGGCCGGCGTGACCGCCCAGCGCATGATCTGGTACGCCGCCGAGGGCGACGTCCTCGTCGTACCGCACGTGCCCAGCGAGGAGTTCCTGGCCTACGTCACCGCGCTGACCGGGGCGGACCGCGACCGGATCACCGTCCTCGCGCCGCCGGCGGGTGGGCTCGGGGTCGACGTCCTCACCCCGGACCGCTGGGAGGACCGGGAGTTCGTCGAGGAACTGCGGCGCGCCACCGCCGAGTCCGGTGTCGTCCGGGTCTTCCCGATCTACTACGACAGCCCGGTCGTGGCACTCGCCCGCTCCCTCGAACTCGGCGCGACGACCCCCGGATTCGGCTACATCCACCAGGGCGGCGGACAACTCCTCAACAGCAAGGCGACGTTCCGGGCCGTCGCCGCCGGCATCGGCAACCCCATCCCGAACGGTGTGGTGGCCTTCACCCGGGCCGACGCCGAGGAGTTCCTGTGGGAACTCCTCGGGCAGGACCGCCACGCCATCGTGAAGAAGGACTTCCACGTCGCCGGCTACGGCAACGCCATCCTCAGCCGCGACGCCGACGTCACCCCGATCGGCGCTCCCGAAGTCACCGTACTGAACAGCCGGGAGGACCTCGCCCGCCACCTGGACCAGCGGTGGGCCTGGTACTCGGACGGCGACAGCCGTCCGGTGGTCGTCGAGGACTACACCCCCGACAGCGTGCCCGTCTACGCGGAGTTCCGCATCGGCGAGGAGGGGACCGAGCTCTTCGGACACGGCGAGATGCTGATGGGCCCGATCTTCAACGGCCTGGTCATCCCGGCGAAGTCGGCCGGCCACCCGCGCTTCCCGGACTTCCTGACCGAGGCGCACCGGCTGTGCGAGACGGTGCGCGCCATGGGCTACCGCGGTCCGATCAGCGTGGACGCCATCGTCACGCCCGGCGGCGAAATCCTGATCAACGAGTTCAACGGGCGCGTCGGCGGCTCCACCCACATCAACTACCTGGCCGAACAGCTCGTGGGCCCGGACTTCCTCCGGGAGCGCATCCTCATCCAGCGCCATCAGTGGCAGGTGCCGTCCTTCCGCGAGGCCGTCGACCGGATCCGGGAGCTGGGCCTGGCCTTCGACCCGGAGTCCCGCACCGGAGTCGTCATCACCTCCGACGACAGCAGGGAAGGCGGCACGGTCGAGTACTGCCTGGTCGCCGAGGACATGGCGGCCGCGGAGAAGATCGAGGAAGTGCTGTCCGGTCTGTTCGTCTGA
- a CDS encoding non-ribosomal peptide synthetase encodes MQNSQMFPVTEAQLGLLVIDRTVAARNLYNIVLEFRLDPGIRAEDLGAALAEVTAVQPTLRLGLHEAPSPHAALIEPLPPERLPLDTEQVPAARFPGRRSALLEQLSGHVFPLDDPPLFRAAHLRSEDGSTATLLVVVHHTVFDGFSAGPFAGDLTAALSGTLDVEALRPGREGVLRAELQAQLAAAAKEETEEEAAALAARLATVRATELYPRPGRPTETDFAGARIELPLTAEESKAVDAACRKLGVTPFTFFAAAYAAVLARHSGGDCATLGATLMSRRTLGSFGLCGFFVNTLPMAVPVDWTSPFEEFVVKVVDEEVEDTKFRSHIPFNRIAAHCAPDRSSNRNPVFSALLAMQDGTVVEPGGPVLSVRQHGSGTAKFDLLLFATPAPGGWLLELEHDLALLPPAVAGGIADSLREAVASAARNPGRTLAELFSDAGPVLTAEPARAGDRAADRAADHVTDHATVYEWVMATAAAHPELTAITADGATTTYGELARTVRALARGLAEHGVGHESVVGVATRGLTETVASVLAILGRRAAYLPLDPQLPAERLDMMTAQARCRLVVGEGTFGAAAVLTPEQLAEPGRGTGGAPESAEAPIGARGPGDPVYTMFTSGSTGRPKGVLMGNGALVNLTRWQLDVLAMDETTRFMQYAPIGFDVSFQEIFPTLAAGGTLVSREPVDRRDLPSLVRRVAETGVTHLYLPVAALRPFALAADELDEGLPTLRHICVAGEQLQVDGAVQGFFARRPRVGLFNMYGPTETHVVTAQELTADTQPWPAHVPIGRPIPGVGAQVVDVTGHLAPAGVPGELLLGGECPAQGYVNDPERTAERFVPDPYGTGPDARRYRTGDVVFRDEHGVLVYAGRDDHQVKIRGHRVELGELENAALAVPGVRAAVAAAHKEGAQRELALFLVPDKDQPGAPATVRAALAATLPSYMVPAHVLPVASIPTSHNGKLDRAALLRALPELLAAQQQHADDAEGTDDADDRDGAYDTESGAAAGLDPSLVVGLREIWSTVLDRHVSVHRSLFDQGAHSLNVLTALTRVENRYGVRIPVLDFFKTPTIGALARAVAARRNQA; translated from the coding sequence GTGCAGAACTCCCAGATGTTCCCGGTGACCGAGGCCCAGCTCGGCCTGCTCGTCATCGACCGGACGGTTGCCGCCCGCAACCTCTACAACATCGTCCTCGAATTCCGGCTCGACCCCGGCATCAGGGCCGAGGACCTGGGCGCCGCGCTCGCCGAGGTGACCGCCGTACAGCCCACGCTCCGACTGGGCCTGCACGAAGCGCCTTCGCCGCACGCCGCGCTCATCGAGCCGCTGCCGCCCGAACGCCTTCCGCTGGACACCGAGCAGGTGCCCGCGGCGCGATTCCCGGGCCGTCGCAGCGCACTGCTGGAGCAGCTGTCCGGCCACGTCTTCCCCCTGGACGATCCACCGCTCTTCCGCGCGGCCCATCTGCGCAGCGAGGACGGATCCACGGCGACGCTGCTGGTCGTCGTCCACCACACGGTCTTCGACGGGTTCTCCGCCGGACCGTTCGCCGGCGACCTGACCGCCGCGCTCTCCGGCACCCTCGACGTGGAGGCGCTGCGCCCCGGCCGCGAGGGTGTACTGCGCGCCGAGCTCCAGGCGCAGCTCGCCGCCGCTGCCAAGGAGGAGACCGAGGAGGAAGCCGCCGCACTGGCCGCCCGGCTGGCGACCGTCCGCGCGACCGAGCTCTACCCCCGGCCGGGCCGCCCGACCGAAACGGACTTCGCGGGCGCACGCATCGAACTCCCGCTGACCGCCGAGGAGTCCAAGGCCGTCGACGCGGCCTGCCGGAAGCTCGGTGTCACCCCCTTCACCTTCTTCGCGGCGGCGTACGCGGCGGTCCTGGCCCGGCACTCCGGCGGCGACTGCGCGACGCTCGGCGCCACCTTGATGTCCCGGCGGACCCTCGGCTCCTTCGGCCTGTGCGGCTTCTTCGTCAACACCCTGCCGATGGCCGTCCCGGTCGACTGGACCTCCCCCTTCGAGGAGTTCGTCGTCAAGGTGGTGGACGAGGAGGTCGAGGACACCAAGTTCCGGTCCCACATCCCCTTCAACCGGATCGCCGCGCACTGCGCCCCGGACCGCTCCAGCAACCGCAACCCGGTCTTCTCGGCGCTGCTCGCCATGCAGGACGGCACCGTGGTCGAGCCGGGAGGTCCCGTACTGTCGGTGCGTCAGCACGGCAGCGGAACCGCCAAGTTCGACCTGCTGCTGTTCGCCACCCCCGCCCCCGGCGGCTGGCTCCTGGAGCTGGAGCACGACCTGGCGCTGCTGCCGCCCGCGGTGGCGGGGGGCATCGCCGACTCCCTGCGCGAAGCGGTCGCGAGCGCCGCTCGCAACCCGGGCCGCACCCTCGCGGAACTGTTCAGCGACGCCGGTCCCGTCCTGACCGCGGAACCGGCCCGAGCCGGTGACCGCGCTGCCGATCGCGCTGCCGATCACGTCACCGACCACGCCACCGTGTACGAGTGGGTCATGGCCACCGCGGCCGCACACCCCGAACTGACGGCGATCACCGCGGACGGCGCCACCACCACCTACGGCGAACTCGCCCGGACCGTACGGGCCCTCGCGCGCGGCCTCGCCGAACACGGCGTGGGCCACGAGAGCGTCGTCGGCGTCGCCACCCGGGGGCTGACCGAGACCGTGGCGAGCGTGCTGGCGATCCTCGGGCGCAGGGCCGCGTACCTGCCCCTCGACCCCCAACTGCCCGCCGAACGGCTCGACATGATGACGGCCCAGGCGCGCTGTCGGCTCGTGGTGGGCGAAGGGACCTTCGGGGCGGCCGCCGTGCTCACCCCCGAGCAGCTGGCGGAGCCGGGCCGGGGGACCGGCGGGGCGCCGGAGAGCGCCGAGGCGCCCATCGGCGCACGCGGCCCCGGCGACCCGGTCTACACGATGTTCACCTCGGGCTCCACCGGGCGGCCCAAGGGCGTGCTCATGGGCAACGGCGCCCTGGTCAACCTGACCCGCTGGCAGCTCGACGTACTCGCGATGGACGAGACCACGCGCTTCATGCAGTACGCGCCGATCGGTTTCGACGTGTCCTTCCAGGAGATCTTCCCGACCCTGGCGGCCGGCGGCACGCTGGTCTCCCGGGAGCCCGTGGACCGGCGCGACCTGCCCTCCCTGGTGCGCAGGGTGGCCGAGACCGGGGTGACCCACCTCTACCTTCCGGTGGCCGCGCTGCGCCCGTTCGCCCTGGCCGCCGACGAGCTGGACGAGGGTCTCCCCACTCTCCGTCACATTTGTGTGGCGGGAGAGCAGTTGCAGGTGGACGGAGCCGTCCAGGGCTTCTTCGCCCGGCGGCCCCGCGTCGGACTGTTCAACATGTACGGGCCCACCGAGACCCACGTCGTCACGGCGCAGGAGCTGACCGCCGACACCCAGCCCTGGCCCGCCCACGTGCCGATCGGCCGCCCGATCCCGGGCGTCGGCGCCCAGGTCGTGGACGTCACCGGGCACCTCGCCCCGGCCGGCGTGCCGGGCGAGCTGCTGCTCGGCGGCGAATGCCCCGCCCAGGGCTACGTCAACGACCCCGAACGGACCGCGGAACGCTTCGTCCCCGACCCGTACGGCACCGGCCCGGACGCCCGCCGCTACCGCACCGGCGACGTGGTGTTCCGCGACGAGCACGGGGTGCTGGTGTACGCCGGGCGGGACGACCACCAGGTCAAGATCCGGGGCCACCGGGTCGAACTCGGTGAGCTGGAGAACGCGGCCCTGGCCGTCCCCGGCGTCCGCGCGGCGGTCGCCGCGGCCCACAAGGAGGGCGCGCAGCGGGAGTTGGCACTCTTCCTCGTGCCCGACAAGGACCAGCCCGGCGCCCCCGCCACGGTGCGCGCCGCGCTCGCCGCGACGCTGCCCTCGTACATGGTCCCGGCCCACGTCCTGCCCGTGGCCTCCATCCCCACCAGCCACAACGGCAAGCTGGACCGGGCGGCGCTGCTGCGCGCACTGCCCGAGCTCCTCGCCGCACAGCAGCAGCATGCGGACGACGCGGAGGGCACGGACGACGCCGACGACAGGGACGGCGCGTACGACACGGAATCCGGCGCGGCGGCGGGCCTCGACCCCTCGCTCGTCGTGGGCCTGCGCGAGATCTGGAGCACGGTGCTCGACCGGCACGTGAGCGTCCACCGCTCGCTCTTCGACCAGGGCGCGCACTCCCTGAACGTACTGACCGCCCTGACCCGCGTGGAGAACCGGTACGGCGTACGGATCCCGGTCCTCGACTTCTTCAAGACACCCACCATCGGCGCCCTGGCCCGGGCGGTCGCCGCGCGGAGGAACCAGGCATGA
- a CDS encoding isochorismatase family protein, which translates to MPLDAELPANKADWKVDPDRAVLLIHDMQRYFVDAFPAGTDPVTSLTANVRTLREQCAAQGIPVTYTAQPGGMSEQDRGLLRDFWGPGMTVGPEQREVVDGLAPRPSDQVYTKWRYSAFHRTGLLAFLREQGRDQLVICGIYAHIGCLATAVESYTNDIQTFLVADAVADFTAEDHRMALDYAAGRCAVVLPTRTVTDQIQQSRQPDRFARLATTPEIR; encoded by the coding sequence ATGCCGCTCGACGCGGAACTCCCGGCCAACAAGGCCGACTGGAAGGTCGACCCCGACCGCGCGGTCCTGCTCATCCACGACATGCAGCGGTACTTCGTCGACGCCTTCCCGGCCGGCACCGACCCCGTCACCTCCCTCACCGCCAACGTCCGGACGCTGCGCGAGCAGTGCGCCGCCCAGGGCATTCCCGTGACCTACACCGCCCAGCCCGGAGGCATGAGCGAGCAGGACCGCGGTCTGCTGCGGGACTTCTGGGGACCGGGCATGACGGTCGGCCCCGAACAGCGCGAGGTCGTCGACGGCCTCGCACCGCGGCCGAGCGACCAGGTGTACACCAAGTGGCGCTACAGCGCCTTCCACCGCACCGGTCTCCTCGCGTTCCTCCGCGAGCAGGGACGCGACCAGCTGGTCATCTGCGGGATCTACGCCCACATCGGATGCCTGGCGACCGCCGTCGAGTCGTACACCAACGACATCCAGACCTTCCTGGTCGCCGACGCCGTGGCCGACTTCACCGCGGAGGACCACCGCATGGCCCTGGACTACGCCGCAGGCCGCTGCGCCGTGGTCCTGCCCACGCGGACCGTCACCGACCAGATCCAGCAGAGCCGGCAGCCCGACCGGTTCGCGCGGCTCGCAACGACCCCGGAGATCCGATGA